One region of Cydia pomonella isolate Wapato2018A chromosome 25, ilCydPomo1, whole genome shotgun sequence genomic DNA includes:
- the LOC133531505 gene encoding zinc finger protein 880-like isoform X1: MSLEGNDFVRIKVEPGKGELEGAQAMYKDHETEKPDPQTSHLDEIKLEPNWTTEESKFEESVAQAGLYVDHIVKEEIVLGPEVIGQPKVALPYPEHTYVATGSSTVPEYNCGEAFYKCHACRKTFNLEDSLRRHMFAIHAKYEVPSRNIMYICKFCCQICPSVNGLTEHLIIHFKTSKRVREIVDKKPGILKPDNFFLGKLDFERNKALSTEGNDCQPNKPYTCHECHEIFVLEICLVKHMLDNHAEPKFQEELAIVQALPESHGKPPYKCQYLCHNEFVCEINY; the protein is encoded by the exons ATGTCGCTGGAAGGCAATGATTTTGTGCGAATTAAGGTGGAACCCGGTAAAGGAGAGCTCGAGGGTGCCCAGGCCATGTACAAGGACCATGAAACAGAGAAACCGGACCCACAGACCAGCCATTTAGATGAGATAAAGCTTGAGCCTAATTGGACGACAGAGGAGAGCAAGTTTGAAGAGAGTGTTGCGCAGGCCGGCCTGTACGTAGACCACATTGTTAAGGAGGAGATTGTGCTGGGCCCTGAGGTGATAGGGCAGCCTAAAGTAGCCTTACCTTATCCAG agCACACATACGTTGCAACAGGAAGCTCCACAGTGCCTGAATACAATTGTGGCGAGGCATTTTACAAGTGTCATGCATGTCGGAAAACATTTAACCTCGAAGATAGCTTAAGAAGGCATATGTTTGCAATTCATGCTAAATATGAAGTTCCCAGCAggaatataatgtatatttgcAAGTTTTGTTGCCAAATTTGTCCATCTGTAAATGGGTTAACTGAACATCTAATTATTCACTTTAAAACTTCCAAAAGGGTAAGGGAAATTGTCGACAAGAAACCAGGTATATTGAAgcctgacaatttttttttaggaaagcTTGATTTTGAACGCAATAAAGCACTATCCACAGAAGGCAACGATTGCCAACCTAATAAGCCATATACATGTCACGAATGTCATGAAATTTTTGTCCTAGAAATATGTCTTGTTAAGCATATGTTAGATAATCATGCGGAACCTAAATTTCAAGAAGAACTTGCTATTGTACAAGCTCTACCTGAATCACATGGCAAGCCACCATACAAATGTCAATACTTATGTCATAATGAATTTGTTTGTGAGATAAACTATTGA
- the LOC133531791 gene encoding V-type proton ATPase subunit S1 — MAFSLVFTLLALSAVSYATNVPVYLWGDLAKTSLKASPLYTVEPEEFSGILNEELSRDPFTVIFIEETLSVEDFSRKNAEGKTSFPFLRDNIRNSAYLPSVQNALGALNKLADPEKVNHVKLTENGLSAEIEPESGKFLFINLKDAKEGESRFDLLRRHNDFMEEMFSKLQERYQTVVAIYTAHFPSWTVSHSRVRRQAQNNETQSDNTTLMVEGLLLAYKSVRLIDDNAETVLTAITGSSVVDANATASTQNSTLTSGENNIVLYFTQEPGYWVLQRASWSNSTDSKDLTASQDLTVPLGFSYRCAQNVSFTHVNDSKHFTLTFSDLKIQPFFINNSTGLEFGDSLNCVGFFTAPIWASLFVTFILLFIMFFGIMMMMDIRTMDRFDDPKGKTITINAAE, encoded by the exons ATGGCGTTTAGCTTAGTGTTCACGTTGTTAGCCCTTAGCGCGGTAAGTTACGCGACCAATGTGCCAGTGTACCTATGGGGTGATCTGGCCAAGACTTCGCTAAAAGCCAGCCCCCTATACACCGTGGAACCCGAAGAATTCAGTGGTATTCTGAACGAGGAGCTGTCCAGGGACCCTTTCACAGTGATATTCATCGAAGAAACGTTGTCTGTTGAAGATTTTTCACGTAAAAACGCCGAAGGTAAAACGTCGTTCCCTTTCCTGAGGGACAACATTCGTAACTCAGCTTATTTGCCGTCGGTGCAAAACGCGCTGGGCGCGCTGAACAAGCTAGCCGATCCCGAGAAAGTGAATCACGTGAAGCTTACCGAAAATGGTCTGTCAGCTGAAATTGAGCCAGAAAGTGGCAAGTTCTTGTTTATCAACCTTAAGGACGCTAAAGAGGGAGAATCACGCTTCGATCTGCTGCGCCGTCACAACGACTTCATGGAAGAAATGTTTAGCAAGCTTCAGGAGCGTTATCAGACAGTAGTGGCGATTTACACCGCTCACTTCCCCTCGTGGACCGTGAGCCATTCTCGCGTCCGTCGCCAGGCTCAAAATAACGAGACCCAGAGTGATAACACTACTTTGATGGTCGAAGGGCTGCTCCTGGCCTACAAAAGTGTCAGACTGATTGATGATAATGCTGAGACCGTGTTGACAGCCATAACTGGGTCTTCCGTTGTTGATGCTAATGCTACGGCATCTACACAGAACTCCACCCTCACTTCTGGAGAGAACAACATTGTTCTCTACTTCACACAGGAGCCAGGATATTGGGTTTTGC AAAGAGCCTCCTGGTCTAACAGCACAGACTCCAAGGACCTGACAGCTAGCCAGGACCTGACGGTGCCGCTGGGCTTCAGCTACCGTTGCGCGCAGAATGTGTCCTTCACTCACGTCAACGACTCCAAGCATTTCACCTTGACCTTTAGCGATTTGAAG ATCCAACCATTCTTCATTAACAACTCCACCGGCCTGGAGTTCGGGGACTCGCTCAACTGTGTCGGTTTCTTCACCGCTCCCATCTGGGCCTCCCTCTTCGTCACCTTCATTCTCCTGTTCATCATGTTCTTCGGTATCATGATGATGATGGACATCCGCACCATGGACCGCTTTGACGACCCCAAGGGCAAGACCATCACCATCAATGCTGCTGAGTAA
- the LOC133531432 gene encoding phenoloxidase-activating factor 2, which translates to MYKFLSILVLLASCLAQDDGGDLESIIKQLQNQNNGATQAPQSSTLVPSIVNNNADDDDKSCLTADSQNGECVPYYLCGANDTIINDGVGIIDIRVKDGECKSYLDTCCLPPDRKTPDNPITPAPPVKNREGCGWRNPDGLGFRITGAADGEANFGEFPWMVAILKIEPVNENEPNGQKLNVYVGGGSLIHPSVVLTAAHYVSNGNQLRIRAGEWDTQTKNELYPYQDRDVKEVVVHKDFNKGNLFYDIGLLFLASPVDAAPNIGVACLPSPGVRAVGGKRCLASGWGKDHFGKEGRYQVILKRVEVPVVDRARCQQELRKTRLGKYFELHSSFMCAGGETGADTCKGDGGSPLVCPSEYEKDRYIQHGIVAWGIGCGDQTPAVYVDVGHLRSWVDDKVRGHGYDEKVYTYLD; encoded by the exons ATGTACAAATTCCTCTCAATACTGGTGCTGCTGGCTTCGTGCCTCGCTCAAGACGACGGGGGCGACTTGGAGTCCATCATCAAGCAGCTCCAGAACCAGAACAATGGCGCAACGCAAGCGCCGCAGTCCTCCACTTTGGTGCCTAGCATAGTTAACAATAACGCTGACG ACGACGACAAGTCCTGTTTGACAGCAGACAGCCAGAACGGCGAGTGCGTGCCGTACTATTTGTGCGGCGCCAATGACACCATCATTAATGATGGCGTCGGGATCATCGACATCAG AGTAAAGGATGGCGAATGCAAGTCGTACTTAGATACGTGCTGCCTGCCGCCGGACCGTAAGACTCCAGACAACCCCATCACCCCCGCACCTCCTGTTAAG AACCGAGAGGGCTGCGGCTGGCGCAACCCCGACGGGCTCGGGTTCCGTATCACCGGCGCCGCCGACGGAGAGGCCAACTTCGGCGAGTTCCCCTGGATGGTGGCCATCCTCAA GATCGAACCAGTAAACGAGAACGAGCCAAACGGCCAGAAGCTGAACGTGTACGTCGGCGGGGGCTCCCTCATTCACCCCAGCGTGGTACTAACGGCGGCCCACTACGTCTCCAATGGGAACCAGCTGCGAATCCGCGCTGGAGAGTGGGACACGCAGACCAAGAACGAGCTGTATCCGTACCAGGACCGAGATGTTAAGGAGGTGGTGGTTCATAAGGACTTTAACAAAG GCAACCTGTTCTACGACATCGGTCTCCTGTTCCTGGCGTCCCCCGTGGACGCGGCGCCGAACATAGGCGTCGCCTGCCTGCCCAGCCCCGGCGTGCGCGCCGTCGGCGGCAAGCGCTGCCTGGCCAGCGGGTGGGGCAAGGACCACTTCGGGAAGGAGGGCCGGTACCAGGTCATACTCAAACGG GTGGAGGTCCCAGTAGTGGACCGCGCGCGCTGCCAACAAGAGCTGCGGAAGACCCGCCTCGGCAAGTACTTCGAGCTGCACAGCTCCTTCATGTGCGCCGGCGGCGAGACCGGCGCCGACACGTGCAAGGGTGACGGCGGATCGCCCCTCGTCTGTCCTTCTGAG TACGAGAAAGACCGCTACATCCAACATGGCATCGTCGCGTGGGGCATCGGCTGCGGCGACCAGACGCCGGCCGTGTACGTCGACGTCGGACACCTCCGGTCCTGGGTCGACGACAAGGTCCGCGGACACGGATACGACGAAAAAGTTTACACTTACCTTGACTAG